The sequence GCTGGCGATCGTGGGCCTCGCCGGGCTGCTCGGCGTACTCACCTTCACCGCGGTCACCCTGATCATCGGCGACCCGTTCTACGAGACGATCTCCGAGCGGGTCGAGGACCGGCTCGGTGGCACCCCGGGGGCGGTGGAGGTGCCCTTCTGGGCCTCGCTGCGCCGCAGCATCGTCGACTCGTTGCGGCTGGTGGCCATCTCCGCGCTGGTCGGCGTACCCCTCTTCGCGGCCGGCTTCATCCCGGTGGTCGGGCAGACGGTGATCCCGGTGATCGGCGCCGCGGTGGGTGGCTGGTTCCTCGCCCTGGAGCTGACCGGCGCGCCCTTCTACCGCCGGGGCCTGGGCCTGGGGGAGCGCCGCTCGCTGCTGCGGGCCGACCGGCCGACCACCCTCGGCTTCGGGGTGGCCGTCTTCGTCTGCTTCCTGATCCCGCTCGGCGCGGTGCTGATCATGCCGGCCGCCATCGCCGGGGCCACCCTGCTCGCCCGCCGGTC comes from Micromonospora viridifaciens and encodes:
- a CDS encoding EI24 domain-containing protein, whose translation is MDVTSIARPVTGVVGRFFSGVGLLLRGIGLYVRSPGLMLLGVVPALISGALYVAAFVALAYFVDDLAALVTPFADDWSGAWRSLIRVIAGLAIVGLAGLLGVLTFTAVTLIIGDPFYETISERVEDRLGGTPGAVEVPFWASLRRSIVDSLRLVAISALVGVPLFAAGFIPVVGQTVIPVIGAAVGGWFLALELTGAPFYRRGLGLGERRSLLRADRPTTLGFGVAVFVCFLIPLGAVLIMPAAIAGATLLARRSLGQSIEET